Genomic window (Planococcus sp. MSAK28401):
GCGATTCCGATCGTCCCGTTCGGTCTTGGCTCGAGCCTTGAAGGCCATGTCATCCCGGAACAGGGCGGCATCACCGTCGACTTTTCCTTGATGAATAAAGTGCTGCATGTCGATGCGGAAGATTTTCTCGTCACTGTCCAGCCCGGTGTCACCAGGACGCAATTGAATAAGGAATTGAAGAAACACGGATTGTTTTTCAGCGTCGACCCCGGAGCGGACGCGACGCTTGGCGGCATGGCGGCGACCAATGCGAGCGGCACGACGTCCGTCAAATACGGCGTCATGCGTGACCAGATACGCGACCTTGAAGTGGTCATGGCAGACGGCACCATTATTCATACCGGCAACAAAGCGGCAAAATCGTCTTCCGGGCTTCATTTAAACGGTTTGTTCGTCGGCTCTGAAGGGACGCTCGGCTGTTTTACGGAAATGACTTTGAAAGTGTACGGCATCCCGGAATTTGTTACGGCGGCTCGCGCTTCATTTCCGAGTGTGAAAGATGCGGTCGAAGCAGTCGTCTCGATCTTGCAAGCCGGCATTCCGATTGCCCGCGTCGAACTTGTCGATGAGCAGTCGATGAGGCAAGTGAATGAGTACAATGATACCGCTTACCTCGAGAAGCCAACTTTGTTCTTAGAGTTCCATGGCAATGAAGCTGGGCTCAAGCAAGACGTGGAGTTTATGGAAGAAATTGTCCAGGGGCATGCCTGCGAAGAAATCACTTTTGAGACCGACACCGCGGCGCGCAATCTATTATGGGAAGCGCGCCATACTTTGGCCTATGCCTATATCCACGGCTATCCCG
Coding sequences:
- a CDS encoding FAD-binding oxidoreductase, whose product is MAIPHQEKILDNLADFLTGEQISINETIKELHGRDESYHAMQLPDIVVFPETAEQVSKIMKLSQQYAIPIVPFGLGSSLEGHVIPEQGGITVDFSLMNKVLHVDAEDFLVTVQPGVTRTQLNKELKKHGLFFSVDPGADATLGGMAATNASGTTSVKYGVMRDQIRDLEVVMADGTIIHTGNKAAKSSSGLHLNGLFVGSEGTLGCFTEMTLKVYGIPEFVTAARASFPSVKDAVEAVVSILQAGIPIARVELVDEQSMRQVNEYNDTAYLEKPTLFLEFHGNEAGLKQDVEFMEEIVQGHACEEITFETDTAARNLLWEARHTLAYAYIHGYPGKKMMVTDVCLPISELAGAVGHARENLQALGLPGGIVGHVGDGNFHALIMMNMEDPDEVARAQEFNGRIVEYALERGGTCTGEHGVGLGKQKYQQQEHGAALEVMEKIKRALDPNNLLNPGKNIKVETKETIK